One region of Paenibacillus polymyxa M1 genomic DNA includes:
- a CDS encoding S-4TM family putative pore-forming effector — protein MENKSNDIFLRQNEDGNIDLLAAQRQMYSEAKRASNYQFAICVVVPILVPFLKAVALSNMIYLGFITLLPLVIIVVNQYFFEKIIKNKKEKAAKFQELFDTNVFKLSWNNRLSGSKEFATKDLSNTAQKYKKKHVSLSNLKNWYPKEYSTVDISAGRVMCQKVNASWDGEIRASFQSFLIKLLFVCIFLIIAISMLLNKTFAETLISIIAPLFPITFYIFKRYSENKETIVRLDKLTDKADRLWEDVLSGSVEQNDLQIQSRKLQDEIYKHRSSALLIWDWFYLRNRSKQENNMNDTANLIVDEYLNRGA, from the coding sequence ATGGAAAACAAATCGAATGATATTTTTCTTAGACAAAATGAGGATGGGAATATTGACCTTCTCGCTGCACAACGTCAGATGTACTCTGAAGCAAAACGTGCATCAAATTATCAGTTTGCCATTTGCGTAGTTGTACCTATACTAGTTCCTTTCTTAAAAGCAGTTGCTCTATCAAACATGATATACTTAGGTTTTATAACTCTTCTGCCATTAGTAATTATTGTTGTAAATCAGTATTTTTTCGAAAAAATCATTAAAAATAAAAAAGAAAAGGCTGCAAAATTTCAGGAATTATTTGATACTAATGTATTCAAACTTAGTTGGAACAACAGATTGAGCGGTTCTAAAGAATTTGCTACAAAAGATTTAAGCAATACGGCACAAAAATATAAGAAGAAACATGTATCACTGAGCAATTTGAAGAATTGGTACCCAAAAGAGTATTCTACAGTAGATATATCTGCTGGTAGGGTGATGTGTCAAAAAGTAAATGCTTCTTGGGATGGCGAAATTAGAGCATCATTTCAGAGTTTCCTAATAAAATTGCTTTTTGTATGTATATTTCTGATAATTGCTATCTCAATGCTACTAAACAAAACATTTGCTGAAACACTAATCTCCATAATTGCTCCGCTATTTCCAATCACTTTTTATATCTTTAAACGATATTCAGAAAATAAAGAAACAATAGTTCGTCTAGATAAATTAACTGATAAAGCGGACCGGCTTTGGGAGGATGTACTGAGTGGGAGTGTCGAACAGAATGACTTACAAATTCAGTCTCGAAAACTGCAAGATGAAATCTATAAACACAGAAGCAGTGCATTGCTAATATGGGATTGGTTTTACTTGAGAAATAGATCCAAACAAGAAAATAATATGAACGATACTGCTAATTTAATTGTCGATGAATATTTAAACAGGGGAGCTTAA
- a CDS encoding ArpU family phage packaging/lysis transcriptional regulator encodes MGKRRKNNLQLTFNILPVDEKATRLAVEEYLETVRQYRQIGFVRREAAITQAYTYREHQSTNAISKQTENIAVYNVDKEAELATKDKLLELAMSRLGSVQREVIQRSYLDDDGIYDAIICHEMNPPMSDRTFRRIKTDAVFILATALNLTKFINGTEEDTDIAAG; translated from the coding sequence TTGGGGAAAAGAAGAAAAAACAACTTACAATTAACGTTCAATATTCTGCCTGTCGATGAAAAAGCCACCCGCCTTGCGGTGGAAGAATATTTGGAGACAGTTCGGCAGTATCGGCAGATTGGTTTTGTCCGGCGCGAAGCGGCGATTACGCAGGCGTATACCTATAGAGAGCATCAGTCCACCAATGCGATTAGCAAGCAGACGGAGAATATTGCCGTTTACAACGTGGACAAGGAGGCAGAGCTGGCTACTAAGGATAAGTTGCTGGAGCTAGCAATGAGTAGATTGGGTAGTGTGCAGCGTGAGGTTATTCAGCGGAGCTATCTGGATGATGATGGGATATACGATGCAATCATTTGTCACGAAATGAATCCTCCTATGAGTGACCGGACATTTCGCAGAATTAAAACTGATGCGGTATTTATACTTGCTACTGCTTTAAACCTGACTAAATTCATAAATGGGACAGAGGAAGATACTGATATTGCAGCCGGTTAA